The stretch of DNA TCCTCTTCTCGAAGGGCGGATCACCGTTTTCGAGGGAGGCAAGCCACTCGGTACTATCCTCGCCCTGACCCCTTTGGGCTATCGTAGTCTTCCTTTCCTGTTAAGGGAGAGTGCTTACTCCGAGCTTATTCGGTCCTCCAAACTCGATCTTTCAGAAGAGAGGATCAGAAGTTACCATCCGGTGTTTACCGCGTACGGAAGGGATGGCAGGTTTCTTTTCAGCTCGGGCGATCTCGTTCTCCCGTTCCCCCAAAAATCGGAATTCGACCATCCCCTGAGTACCGAGCTGGAGGTTGGTGGGAGGAGGTATCTCATCTTTTACCTCCCATCAGGGGATGAACTGTTGGTAATAGGTATCCCTTTTATCTCCTTCAGGGATTATCCCTTTCTCATCCTTGGTTTTTTTGTACTTGCCGTTATCTGCTTCTTGTTTTTTGCCTTTTTATGGTTTCTCCTCTCCCTCGAGAAAGAAGGAGGCTTTCCCTCTCCCATCCGGTTCATCCGGGGTAGTTTCTATCGAAGATTGGTTTTCGTTTTTCTTCTCCTCTCTGTGGTTCCCATCCTATTTCTCACCTTTTATCTTCACCGTTACCTTGGGGCACGGCTTCGGATGGAGGTCCTCAGGCAGGGGCGGGAGACGGTGGAATTCGCCCGTCGGGTGGTCGAGGACTACATTGTAAGTGAAGAGGGGAAAGGCAGAACCTCATTTCCTCTCACCGATACCTTAGCTCAGGCGGTGAGCGGATGGATAAATCGAGATATAGATATCTACCTTCAAGGAGAACTGGTTGCTTCGAACCGAAGGGAGCTTTTCTCGGCGGGCATTCTTCCTTCGCGGATAAATGGAGAGATATACGAAAAGCTGATCTCGGACAGGATACCATTTGCCTCCGCTACGGAGGAGATAGGGGGGTTCCGCTATCTGGTGGTGAGCAGTACTATCGATCTTCCCAACGAGAGCCGTGCCATCCTTTCCATACCCCTCACTTTGGAGGAGCGGGGATTGCGAGAGGAGCTCGCCGATGTGAGTGAAGTCCTTCTTCTCTCTTCTCTTTTGCTGGTGGTGGTGGCGTCCCTTGTCAGCTACTCCATTGCCCGAAGGTTGACCAAACCGGTGAAGGAGCTTACCTCGGCAACGGAGGAGATATCCCGGGGGAATTTCGATCTCACCATTGCCCCTACCACCGAGGACGAATTGAAATCCCTGGTGGAGTCGTTCAACAGGATGGCGAAAAACCTCAAGAAGCAACAGCTGACATTGAGAGAGCGAAAGGATTACATCGAGAAGATCCTTTTAAATGCCACCATAGGGATAATATCCGTTGATGAGAAGGGAAAGGTAACCACCATCAATCCGGCGGCGGTTGATATTCTTTCTTTAGAAGAAGGGGGCGTTGGGGATGAAATACTTTCTCTTCTCTCGTCGTTTTCTCCTCTTAAGGCATTTATTCTTCAATTCTTGTCTAAGAGAGAGAGGTTGGAGGGAAACATCAGGCTTTCCCTTGCTCGGGAGGTAAGGGAGCTCCAGATAAGGGCTATTCCCCTGGTAGATGAAAGGGGAGGATATTCGGGGGCTATCTTTATCATCGAGGATATAACCGAGGTGATGAAATCCCATCGTCTCTCCCTATGGGCGGAGATGGCACGGATAATCGCCCACGAGATAAAGAACCCCCTTACTCCCATCCGCCTCTCCGCCGAGCAGATCAGCCAGATACTCAAAGATCGCCCCTCAGGGTATGAGAGGCTTATAGAGAGATGTCTCGATACCATAATCGACCAGGTGAAGAACTTGCGCGAGCTTTCCTCGAGGTTCTCCACCTACGCCCGGATCCCAACCCTAAAGTTGGAGCCGACCCCTATTCCCTCCCTTATCGATGAGGTTGTTTCACTTTACCTTTCCCCCTTCAGGGGTAAGATAGAAGTTGAGACGGACATCCCCTCGGATCTTCCCTCCCTTATGGTAGACAGGGAACTCCTGAAGCGAGCGTTGGTTAACATCGTGAAGAATGCGGTCGAGGCGATGGGAGAAAGGGGCAGGATCACCTTCCGGGGGAGGAAGGAGGGCGATTATCTTCTTCTTACCATTGAAGATACCGGTCCTGGGATAGATGAGGAGATAAAGGAGCACCTCTTCGAGCCCTATTTTTCCACCAAGGCTTCTGGGGTGGGCCTCGGGTTAGCCATCACCAAGAAGGCGATAGAGGAACACGGAGGGAAGATAGAGATAGAAAGTGAGAAAGGGAAGGGGACAAAGGTTAAGATATGGCTTCCCCTTCCTTGAGCTCCGTTTTTCTTCCCAAATAGCTTTCCCAGAAGCTTGAGAGTTGAGGATGAGGGGCTATTTTTTTCGTCCGAAGGATGTACCAGGTGACGATGATCAAGATAATGGTACAAATAAGCCCGCCCTCAGGACCGTAGCTACCCCCGGTTAATATCCTCCCTTTTTGATGGATTGATCTGAGCAGTGAGGATCCCTCCGATACCCCGGAGACGGGGAGGCCAAAGATAGTTCCCATAAAGTAGTTCCAGGAGAAATGGAGCCCAGAGGGGAACCAAAGCGATCTCGTTTTAATATAGGCGATGGAGAGCCACACCCCGGCAAGCACCGTATTCACCGTAGAGAGAAGGGTTGCGTTCGGGTTTCCTAAATGGGCGAGCCCGAAGATGGTCGAAAGGATGACAATGGCAGCGATCTCGTTTGTTCCTGCAATTAGATTCTGGAAGAGGTAACCACGGAATAGCAGCTCCTCGAAAGCAGATTGGAATATGAAGAAGACCAGACTTATAAAGCCCACTTTAAAGATGAGCTCTTTTGTGATAAGGGAGGTCTCCACTTTTATAAGGCCAACCGCCCACTCAATGAGGAATATCACCCCTACCAGGATAAAGGAGATTATCAATCCCAGCAGGTACTCTTTGAGGAAGCCTTTATGAAAGGAGAAACCGATCGTCCTCGCCGGTCTTTTATCGACAAAACGGGCGAAGATGGCGGATACGAAGAGGAGAAGGAAGAAGATCAGGGATCTCTCTATCAGAAGACGATAAGGGTAAGGGATAGGTAGTGGTGGGATTAAGGATAAGGGGGCACAGATCCTTTTTACCCTGGAGACGATTATAGATACCCCGAACGCTATCGAAAACAGGGTGAGGATGAAAAACAGTATGCGCCATCCCGCCCTCAACCTTCCTTCACGGATAAGTATCGAATTATTTTTTCTTTCTCCCATCAAGAACCTCCTTGGTTAGGCTATCTTTCTGGAAGATTTTTAAAATAATATCAAAAAATTTTACGATGAGAAAAGGAATTTTGTTCCTAACCTCGCCTTGGTTCAAAATATTGGACGGGGTTTATGAGAATGCATTTAGACAAATGGGAATAACCTCCTTATATTATAATCACTTGTGGAAGTAGTTTTCGGGGGGTTCAAAAAAGTGGATTTCAATTCAAAAAAATGTATCCCAATAAAGAAGGAAATTTTGATGAGGAGGGTCTTTTTCGATTAAGTGTAAGAAAATAAGGAGCGACCTCTTGGAGATAGATTTTGAGGAAAGAGGATATGTTTTGGCATATATATTGCATCTCCTTCCTTGGAAAGGAGGTGAGAAGGGATCAAAAAAATAGGGGGATAGAGTGTGATAGATCAATTTAGTAAATAGCAAAGAGTAATGGGAGGAGGGATTTATGAAAAGAAAAATTGGATGGTTAGTGGTGTTGTTTGTCTTCGTCTTTGTGGGGGGCCTTTTTGCTCAGGAGCAGACCGGTCAGATCGTGGGCACGGTGAAGGACGAGACCGGTGCCGTTCTTCCTGGCGTGACCATCCTCGCTAAGAGCCCTTCGCTCGTGGGCTATGCCAAGACCGTTACCGATAAGTACGGTTATTATCGACTGCTCAATCTGCCACCAGGTACCTATACCATTACCGCCAGCCTGGAGGGGTTTGCCACGGTAAAGAGGGAGAACATCGAGCTCCGGTTAGGGAAGGTTCTCCGGGTTGATTTCACGATGAAGGTGGCAGCAGTGGCGGAGACGATCACCGTTACCGGAGAAGCGCCTCTCGTCGATGTGAAGAAGAGCGCTTCGGCGATGAGCATCACCAAGGAGATGTTCGCCACCCTTCCCCGGGGCCGTGACTTCCTCTCCGTGGTGGACCTGAGCCCGAGCGCCAACTTCGAGAATATGTTTGGCGGTCGGCTGTCAGTGGATGGTGCCAGTAGCTCCGAGAATGTGTTCTTCGTCGACGGTCTCGATACCAGCAGTATGTACACCGGCAACTCATTGCTCACCGTTCCCTTCGAGTTTGTTGATGAGATCCAGGTGAAGACCGGCGGTTACGAGGCTGAGTACGGCGGTTCGATGGGCGGTGTTATCAATGTGGTTACCCGGAGCGGTGGTGACACCTTCCATGGTGAAGGTGTGTTCTACTACAATGGTAGCTCTATTGCAGGGGGACCTCAGCCAACACTTCGCCTCGATCCTCTGGATCCGCATAAAGCCCAATATTTAACCTATGATGAAGATACCTGGTACCGGTTGGAGCCTGGGTTTAACCTCGGTGGGTACATCAAAAAGGGTAAGGTCTGGTTCTATAACAGCTATCTCCCGAACTATAGGAAGACCAAGCGCCATGTGACCTTTGTGCCCAGTGGGATCGAGGGTGATTATACTCGAGATCAGTACACCCACAATCTAATAGGTAAGATCACCGCTCAGCTCTCCTCCAAGATGAGGATAAGCGGTAGCTACGATCTCAACTGGTACAAATGGATTGGTGATCTTCCGAGCAGAGCTGGTACCGACAACCCAGATAAGAACTGGGCAGATACCGGTTATGTCTATCCCCGTTGGTCCGGTGCGGTCAACTTCAACTACATCCCGAACCAGAACCTTATGTTCAGTGCCAGGGCAGGATACTTCTATACCAATGTGAAGCAGTTACTTGGTCCTCCTGGTCCGAGGTACTACTTCTCTAATACCAGCAATATCGGTATTCCCGGTATTCCCCCTGAGTATCAGCATGGCACTTACTGGGCGAACTACGGCTACTATGATGGTTATCAGACGAAGAAAGACATTCAGACGAGGACGATGGCTCGGGGAGATGCGACCTACTTCTTCCGCGCTGGTGGTGAGCACAATGTGAAAACCGGTGTCCAGTTCGTGAGGATAGCGGAGGATGTGGATGATGCCTATGCCCACAAGTATTACCGAATCTACTGGAACCGGACCTATCATTCCTCATTCAAAGGTGGTGACTATAAGGGAACCTATGGCTACCTCGAGGTCCGTTGGCCCTTCGGCGTGGTAGCCAATGTCCACAGCGACAGATGGGCGATCTACGCTCAGGATAGCTGGACGATAAAGGATCGGCTCACCATCAACTACGGTGTCCGGCTGGAGAAGGAGGATATTCCTTCCTTCAGTGACCTCCCTGAGTATCAGTATCCACCGATCTCCTTTGGTTTCCTGGATAAGGTGGCGCCTCGTATAGGCTTCGCCTACGATGTCGAGGGCGACGGTAATTCCAAGCTGTTTGGAAGCTATGGCATCTACTACGATGTGATGAAGCTGTCTATGGCTGAAGGTTCTTACGGCGGGTTCAAGTGGATTTCCACCTACTATCCTCTCAATAGATTCGATTACTGGAACTTCACCGATGATACCGATTTCGGCGAGCCGATTGAAGCGATCAACTGGCGTATCCCCTCTTTTGACACCACCGATCCCGATCTTAAACCCACCGCTCAGTGGGAGCTTTCCCTTGGTTATGAGCGGAAGCTCTCCGATGTCCTCGCGATTTCCATTCGTTACATCAGGAAGCGCCTGATTAGGACGATCGAGGATGTCGGTGTGGCTACGCCCGAGGGTGAGCAGTATTACATCACCAACCCCGGATTTGGCTGGTCGGTGAGCAAGAAGATAGAGGCTGGTTTACCGCCGACCGAGAAGGCGGTGAGACACTACGACGCGATCGAGGTGAGGTTCGAGAAGCGGTACTCCGACAACTGGATGGGTGGGTTGAGCTACACCTGGAGCAGGCTGTGGGGTAACTACGCCGGTCTCGCCAGCTCCGATGAGTATGGGCGTCAGGATCCCAATGTTGAGCGGTACTTCGACCTCTGGTTTATGAACCGGGATCAGTATGGGAATGAGATCCTCGGTCTCCTTCCCACCGATAGACCACATCGGCTCAAGCTCTACGGTACCTATCACTTCGACTTCGGAATGAATGTCGGTCTCACCTTCTTTGCGATGAGCGGTACCCCGGTCTCCACTATGATCACCCTGAACAACCTGCAGGGTTACTATCCTGTCGGCAGGGGTGATATGGGTCGGACCCCGTTCTACACGATGACCAACCTCTATGTGGATTACAACTTCAAGATCGGAAAGTACACCGCTCAGATCAACTGCAACATCGACAACCTGTTCAACCAGAAGATCGCCCAGAGGGTCTATGCCTATTACAATATGATAAATATCGCGTTGACCGATGAGGAGATAATGGCCGGTTTCGATTACAAGACCCTGGTGCCGCCTGACGAGCTTGATCCTCGCTATGGGAAGGAGTACTCCTACACCAGCAAGATCAGCGCTCGCATTGGGTTCCGGCTCATATTCTAAAGTGACTTAGACGATAAGGGGGGGAGATTTTCTCCCCCCTTTATTTTTTGTTTTAATTTAGGCTTCGGGTTCTCTTGGGGAGAGCTCTTTGGTTATCTCGGCGATCCCCTTCTTTGCCTCGATGTAGAATACATCCGGCTTTTCGTCCCAACCCACTATGTTTAATATCTTTTTGTATCTCTCGAGCGCTTTAGTGTAATCCTTCAGTTTATAATGGTATATCCTCGCCATCTCGAGATGGGCGGGTAGTTCCTTGGGTGCCATCTCTATTATCTTCTCAAGGAACCCTATTGCTATTTCGTATTTCTCCTCGCGCAGTGCCATCTTGACCTTGTCATAATAGGGTGAGAGTAGAGTTTTTGTATCTGGGGTGGAGGAGAAGCCAAGGGCGAGGTTTATTCCGTGTTCCCCAATGAGTTCCACCAGGAGGAAGAGGAGAAAGCCGATGGGAAATGAGAAGATAATGAGCAGGATGAAGGTGGGGACCCCGGTAAGGGCTCCGATGATGATAGAGATGGCGATAGCGGAGCCGGTGACGAAAGCCTGGAGGGTTAAATAGAAGTAGAGTTTCTCCCTCCTCGGGAAAAAGAGGGAAACGAACTCCCTTCCTCCTTTTTTTATCTTTCCTGAAAGGGAAGACCCGTTTTTTTGTTCGTTTCCTTCCATTAGCTAAAATTATAGAAAAATGTTTTTCAAAAATGAACCTTATACCACCATTTCTCGTTAAATTTTATGGTAGGAGAGGCTTTTTTTTAGTAGAATTTATTAGTGGATAAACGATGATCGGTCCCAACTCGATTGTAATCCTTTATCTCAAAGAACCGCGCGAGAAGGTGTGGGGTCTTCTTCTTTCACTCGATCAGGCAGGGGTGGTGGTCCGAGGGATCTCGCTTGATTCCTTTGATGATTGGTGTCATGAACTTGCTAAGGGTGAGAGCCAGTTTCTCGGACTATCAGAGGTATTCTATCCTTACACCCGGGTGGAGAAGATTCAGCTTGATGAGGAAGGCGGACCCTCTTCCTCTTTTTCCGAACGGTTCAGGAAGATAGTGGGAAAGGATGTACGAGAGTTTTTGGGGATCTGAGGTTCCTTTAAGGATAATGGCTTTCCTATCTAACCGAGGAGGTGAAGCTAATGGGAAAATCTTTCTATTCGCGGAGGGAGTTTCTGAAGAGAGGCGCCTATGGAGGAGCGGTTCTCTTTTCTGCTCCCTGGTGGGCAAAGGGACTTCTCGATTTTATGCCGGGGGTTGAGGTGAAAAAGAGAGGACTTCCTTTCGTTGACCATTTTGGCATTCCCCCGGAGGATATCGCTAAGGTGATTGGGACTGCTTTAGCGCGGGGTGGTGACTACGCGGATGTATATTTCGAGTACCGGGTGTTCAACCTTTTCCTTCTTGAGGAGCACAAGGTGAAGACCGCATCTCAGGGAGTGAGTTTGGGTGCGGGGGTAAGGGTGATCTCCGGGGAGAAGACGGGCTATGCCTATACCGAGGAGCTTACTTTGGATAAGCTTCGTCAGGCTGCGGACACAGCTGCTCTTATCGCGAAATCTGGCGGCAAGGTGGTGAAGGTAAGCCTTATGGAGGAGAAGATACCCTCCCGCTATCAGATTATGCTTCCCCCTGCCGAGGCGGGAGTGGATGAGCGGTTATCTTTCCTTTCTCAGGCAGATAAGGTTGCCTCCGCTTACGATCCGAGGATAAAGCGGGTCATCGTTTATTATCAGGATGAACTCAGGTTTATCGAGATAGCTACCAGTGAGGGTGCCCTTATCCGCGATACCCAGCCGATGCTTCGGTTCATCGTGAGGACGATTGCCGAAGATAAGGGAGAGCGTCGGATGGGGTTTGCCGGCAAGGGAGGGAGGTATGGACTGGAGCTCCTTAAGGTTCATACCCCGAAGGAGATCGCCCGAGAGGCAGCGGAGCTGGCGGTGAAGATGCTCGATGCCAAGGAGGCTCCTGCTGGAGAGCAGATGGTTGTGCTTGCCAACGGCGAACCCGCGGTCCTCATCCACGAGGCGGTTGGCCATGGGCTTGAGGCTGATTTCAACCGGAAGAAGACCTCTGCCTTCGCCGATAGGATTGGAGATAAGGTCGCTACTGAGCTGGTTACGATCAAGGATTCCGGTGCCTTCGAGAACCTTCGGGGCTCGATAAACACGGACGATGAAGGGACGATACCCGGGGACACGATGCTGATCGAAAAAGGGGTTCTCAAGGGATATATGTACGATAAACTATCCGCGAGGCTGATGCGGGCAAAGACAACAGGTAATGGAAGGCGTCAGGGTTATTCCTTCTTCCCCATTCCCCGGATGACCAATACCTATATGGCTCCTGGTAAACATTCTCCGGAGGAGATAATTTCCTCGGTGAAGAAGGGGATCTATGCCAAGAGTTTCGCTGGTGGTCAGGTGGACATTACCAATGGTAAATTTGTGTTTATGGCGGTCGAATCCTATCTCATCGAGAATGGGAAGATAACCGCCCCCCTAAAGGATGTGACCTTGATCGGAGATGGTCCTACCGTTCTTACTCGGGTGGATATGGTGGGGAACGACTTCGCCTGGGATTCTGGGATAGGAACCTGTGGTAAGGGGGGGCAGGGGGTACCCGTAGGAATGGGTATGCCCACCATCAGGATCTCCCACCTCCTGATCGGAGGCACGAGGAAGGGAGCTTAAAGCGGAGTGAAGGAGGAGGAAAATGAGCGAACTTAAAGAATTGGCTCAAAAGGTAGTGAAGATGGCTCAAAGGTCTGGAGCCTCTGAGGCGGAGTGCTATGCCATAGAGCGGGAGGAGTTCGAGGTAGAGGTACGACTGGGCAAGGTGGAGAACCTGAAGCAGGCGAGGAGGAGGGCGCTTAGCCTCCGGGTGATCGTTGGTAAGAAGGTAGCCATCAATTATACCTCGGACCTTTCGGAAAAAGCCCTCGCCACCTTTGCCAGGGATGCGGTGGCGATGGCGAGATATATGGAGAGGGATGAGCTCGTCTCCCTCCCCGATCCGAGCCTCTATCCCAAGAGGATCCCTGATCTATCCTTATACGATCCCAATATAGCCGAGCTCCCTCCGGCAAAGAAAATAGAGCTGGCTAAGAGATGCGAGGAGGCGGCGCTCTCTTACGATAAGAGGATCGTGAACTCCGAGGGGGGAAGCTGTAGCACCAGCATCGGCACCGTTTATCTGGTCAACTCGGCTGGATTTTCCGGGAGTTATCGGGGAAGTGTCATAAGCATCTCTGCCGCTCCGGTCGCTGAGGAGAAGGGGAAGAAGCAGGTCGATTATTGGTTCTCGGCGGTGCGTGATCTCTCCCTTCTGGAGAAGCCCGAGGTGGTGGGGAGGACCGCTGGAGAGCGGGTGGTGAGGAAGCTCAATCCGAGGAAGGTAGCCACCAAGCATGTGCCGGTGATCTTCGATCCCCTTATGGCAGCGGATTTCCTCTCGGCGATATTCTCCGCTGTGTCCGGGAGTTCGGTTTATCAGCATGCCTCCTTCCTTGCCGATCAGCTGGGGAAGAAGGTTGCTGCTTCCTCGATCACCGTTATCGATGATCCCCTCATCCCCAAAGGGCTTGGCTCCATCCCCTTTGATGGAGAGGGGGTAGCCACCTATAAGAAGAAGGTTTTCGATAAGGGGGTACTTGAGACCTTCCTTCACAACACCTATACCGCGAAGAAGCTTAAAGCGAAGACTACAGGGAACGCCACCAGAGGGTTGACCTCGCCACCCGGAGTGGGATACACCAACTTCTACCTCGAAGCGGGAGATGCGGACCCTAAAGAGATGATAAAAAGCGTGAAGGAAGGGCTCTACCTCACCAGTATGTTCGGCTTCGGTGCTAACCCGGTAACCGGTGATTTCTCCCGCGGTGCCGCAGGTATCTGGATCGTGAATGGTGAGCTCGCCTATCCGGTGGAGGAGATAACCGTTGCCGGCAATATGAAGAATATGCTTAAAGAGGTGGAGGCGGTTGGCTCCGATCTCAAGTTGACAAGGGATATCTCCGCTCCCAGCTTAAAGTTCGCCAAGCTCACCGTAGCGGGTAGCGGGTGATTTACTCTTTAGTTTAACTCGAGCGCCGGAGAAAGCGAGGGATTTTATGAAAAGAGTTCGGGTTCTTCTCAGGATTTTAGCGGTAGCTTTCTTTCTCTATCTCTTTTTTGTAAGCATTGAGCTT from Acidobacteriota bacterium encodes:
- a CDS encoding HAMP domain-containing protein; translated protein: MKKRWFIIAFFILLASVLLADSLSDFRRFPPFITFSLPLFSLGFLLFLIRLRRRLGWGWFPIFLAFLLLLASFAGAGLLSLRYYVYSQPRQFREREMRRRALEIEDKVKALYAQAERMGKELAGRISSSGNSFSTLQLPGKGKASHWGVSLYNREGKLIFWRGNVFEAPALPLKGKGSSPFVGRNLVNVWLNFSFPLKGGKDGVILLHYLVSSELSFGHSAKEGALFPAINDRVSIRWLDFREDTAELRQVFEQYGKFFFSRPEGGREVLYYPLILKERLLGVVTIGGLTSEGYIASYGFPFRIIVFLTLLFFFSSFGVFLGLRAVRTKKIYYLLLSAGVLYGFKFLFPLFPIIKEADRISLLSPLYFASDNPLLFSRFPLEFLLGGMIVFFLVLVLSSLLYSLRKSRGGYAIASFLAASFSVFLLLLLTKVVAKEVLSSSGVNLLQLPLYSLDVPRIFLLFGIIFYSVSLFFLAFSLLRVAVDSAGNLFGKRGWVIVLLLILIPLLLYEGKEVAPQVVAFILLLMAALFEERVRNWLKGRSLASRLLFFFTLFFGGVVLFLPYLVSAHIEVAKGFIHNAFIPQLQGEEEWIRFLLSRSLEQAASSRRVRDALAFSRLGGVGTAFTIWREMPLSAYNSLLAVYDGEGKLKDLFSLNLPKVVRDSLTPGEGKIVLKEVEARIGGRAIPLLEGRITVFEGGKPLGTILALTPLGYRSLPFLLRESAYSELIRSSKLDLSEERIRSYHPVFTAYGRDGRFLFSSGDLVLPFPQKSEFDHPLSTELEVGGRRYLIFYLPSGDELLVIGIPFISFRDYPFLILGFFVLAVICFLFFAFLWFLLSLEKEGGFPSPIRFIRGSFYRRLVFVFLLLSVVPILFLTFYLHRYLGARLRMEVLRQGRETVEFARRVVEDYIVSEEGKGRTSFPLTDTLAQAVSGWINRDIDIYLQGELVASNRRELFSAGILPSRINGEIYEKLISDRIPFASATEEIGGFRYLVVSSTIDLPNESRAILSIPLTLEERGLREELADVSEVLLLSSLLLVVVASLVSYSIARRLTKPVKELTSATEEISRGNFDLTIAPTTEDELKSLVESFNRMAKNLKKQQLTLRERKDYIEKILLNATIGIISVDEKGKVTTINPAAVDILSLEEGGVGDEILSLLSSFSPLKAFILQFLSKRERLEGNIRLSLAREVRELQIRAIPLVDERGGYSGAIFIIEDITEVMKSHRLSLWAEMARIIAHEIKNPLTPIRLSAEQISQILKDRPSGYERLIERCLDTIIDQVKNLRELSSRFSTYARIPTLKLEPTPIPSLIDEVVSLYLSPFRGKIEVETDIPSDLPSLMVDRELLKRALVNIVKNAVEAMGERGRITFRGRKEGDYLLLTIEDTGPGIDEEIKEHLFEPYFSTKASGVGLGLAITKKAIEEHGGKIEIESEKGKGTKVKIWLPLP
- a CDS encoding CPBP family intramembrane metalloprotease gives rise to the protein MGERKNNSILIREGRLRAGWRILFFILTLFSIAFGVSIIVSRVKRICAPLSLIPPLPIPYPYRLLIERSLIFFLLLFVSAIFARFVDKRPARTIGFSFHKGFLKEYLLGLIISFILVGVIFLIEWAVGLIKVETSLITKELIFKVGFISLVFFIFQSAFEELLFRGYLFQNLIAGTNEIAAIVILSTIFGLAHLGNPNATLLSTVNTVLAGVWLSIAYIKTRSLWFPSGLHFSWNYFMGTIFGLPVSGVSEGSSLLRSIHQKGRILTGGSYGPEGGLICTIILIIVTWYILRTKKIAPHPQLSSFWESYLGRKTELKEGEAIS
- a CDS encoding TonB-dependent receptor, which gives rise to MKRKIGWLVVLFVFVFVGGLFAQEQTGQIVGTVKDETGAVLPGVTILAKSPSLVGYAKTVTDKYGYYRLLNLPPGTYTITASLEGFATVKRENIELRLGKVLRVDFTMKVAAVAETITVTGEAPLVDVKKSASAMSITKEMFATLPRGRDFLSVVDLSPSANFENMFGGRLSVDGASSSENVFFVDGLDTSSMYTGNSLLTVPFEFVDEIQVKTGGYEAEYGGSMGGVINVVTRSGGDTFHGEGVFYYNGSSIAGGPQPTLRLDPLDPHKAQYLTYDEDTWYRLEPGFNLGGYIKKGKVWFYNSYLPNYRKTKRHVTFVPSGIEGDYTRDQYTHNLIGKITAQLSSKMRISGSYDLNWYKWIGDLPSRAGTDNPDKNWADTGYVYPRWSGAVNFNYIPNQNLMFSARAGYFYTNVKQLLGPPGPRYYFSNTSNIGIPGIPPEYQHGTYWANYGYYDGYQTKKDIQTRTMARGDATYFFRAGGEHNVKTGVQFVRIAEDVDDAYAHKYYRIYWNRTYHSSFKGGDYKGTYGYLEVRWPFGVVANVHSDRWAIYAQDSWTIKDRLTINYGVRLEKEDIPSFSDLPEYQYPPISFGFLDKVAPRIGFAYDVEGDGNSKLFGSYGIYYDVMKLSMAEGSYGGFKWISTYYPLNRFDYWNFTDDTDFGEPIEAINWRIPSFDTTDPDLKPTAQWELSLGYERKLSDVLAISIRYIRKRLIRTIEDVGVATPEGEQYYITNPGFGWSVSKKIEAGLPPTEKAVRHYDAIEVRFEKRYSDNWMGGLSYTWSRLWGNYAGLASSDEYGRQDPNVERYFDLWFMNRDQYGNEILGLLPTDRPHRLKLYGTYHFDFGMNVGLTFFAMSGTPVSTMITLNNLQGYYPVGRGDMGRTPFYTMTNLYVDYNFKIGKYTAQINCNIDNLFNQKIAQRVYAYYNMINIALTDEEIMAGFDYKTLVPPDELDPRYGKEYSYTSKISARIGFRLIF
- a CDS encoding tetratricopeptide repeat protein, producing MEGNEQKNGSSLSGKIKKGGREFVSLFFPRREKLYFYLTLQAFVTGSAIAISIIIGALTGVPTFILLIIFSFPIGFLLFLLVELIGEHGINLALGFSSTPDTKTLLSPYYDKVKMALREEKYEIAIGFLEKIIEMAPKELPAHLEMARIYHYKLKDYTKALERYKKILNIVGWDEKPDVFYIEAKKGIAEITKELSPREPEA
- the tldD gene encoding metalloprotease TldD (responsible for the proteolytic maturation of the E. coli pMccB17 plasmid-encoded microcin B17, an exported protein that targets the essential topoisomerase II DNA gyrase; degrades the E. coli plasmid F-encoded CcdA), whose translation is MPGVEVKKRGLPFVDHFGIPPEDIAKVIGTALARGGDYADVYFEYRVFNLFLLEEHKVKTASQGVSLGAGVRVISGEKTGYAYTEELTLDKLRQAADTAALIAKSGGKVVKVSLMEEKIPSRYQIMLPPAEAGVDERLSFLSQADKVASAYDPRIKRVIVYYQDELRFIEIATSEGALIRDTQPMLRFIVRTIAEDKGERRMGFAGKGGRYGLELLKVHTPKEIAREAAELAVKMLDAKEAPAGEQMVVLANGEPAVLIHEAVGHGLEADFNRKKTSAFADRIGDKVATELVTIKDSGAFENLRGSINTDDEGTIPGDTMLIEKGVLKGYMYDKLSARLMRAKTTGNGRRQGYSFFPIPRMTNTYMAPGKHSPEEIISSVKKGIYAKSFAGGQVDITNGKFVFMAVESYLIENGKITAPLKDVTLIGDGPTVLTRVDMVGNDFAWDSGIGTCGKGGQGVPVGMGMPTIRISHLLIGGTRKGA
- a CDS encoding TldD/PmbA family protein, which translates into the protein MSELKELAQKVVKMAQRSGASEAECYAIEREEFEVEVRLGKVENLKQARRRALSLRVIVGKKVAINYTSDLSEKALATFARDAVAMARYMERDELVSLPDPSLYPKRIPDLSLYDPNIAELPPAKKIELAKRCEEAALSYDKRIVNSEGGSCSTSIGTVYLVNSAGFSGSYRGSVISISAAPVAEEKGKKQVDYWFSAVRDLSLLEKPEVVGRTAGERVVRKLNPRKVATKHVPVIFDPLMAADFLSAIFSAVSGSSVYQHASFLADQLGKKVAASSITVIDDPLIPKGLGSIPFDGEGVATYKKKVFDKGVLETFLHNTYTAKKLKAKTTGNATRGLTSPPGVGYTNFYLEAGDADPKEMIKSVKEGLYLTSMFGFGANPVTGDFSRGAAGIWIVNGELAYPVEEITVAGNMKNMLKEVEAVGSDLKLTRDISAPSLKFAKLTVAGSG